In the Leifsonia sp. 466MF genome, one interval contains:
- a CDS encoding DUF3000 domain-containing protein codes for MPTPTSPPQHPAEFATALQSIRTAVSRPELVIEEIPAPAQLAPYSVALAADVRPARHGSDSDLGTGRFILLYDPDEPEAWGGPFRIVCFAQAPLETDIGLDPFLADVAWSWLVDALDARHARYTAASGTATKIISTGFGELAAQGDGSQIELRASWSPLEADVSAHVEGWGELLCMLAGLPPTGEGVSLLSARAATPRKAPRG; via the coding sequence GTGCCGACACCGACATCCCCACCGCAGCACCCGGCGGAGTTCGCCACGGCGCTGCAGTCCATCCGCACCGCAGTGTCGCGTCCGGAGCTCGTGATCGAGGAGATCCCCGCGCCAGCGCAGCTGGCGCCGTACTCCGTCGCGCTCGCGGCCGACGTCCGGCCCGCACGGCACGGAAGCGACTCGGACCTCGGCACCGGCCGTTTCATCCTGCTCTACGACCCGGACGAGCCGGAGGCGTGGGGCGGCCCGTTCCGCATCGTCTGCTTCGCGCAGGCGCCGCTCGAGACCGACATCGGGCTCGACCCGTTCCTCGCCGACGTCGCCTGGTCGTGGCTGGTGGATGCGCTGGATGCGCGCCACGCGCGCTACACGGCCGCGAGCGGAACGGCCACCAAGATCATCTCCACCGGTTTCGGCGAGCTGGCCGCCCAGGGCGACGGCTCGCAGATCGAGCTGCGCGCCTCGTGGAGCCCGCTCGAGGCGGATGTCTCCGCCCACGTCGAGGGATGGGGTGAGCTGCTGTGCATGCTCGCCGGCCTCCCCCCGACCGGCGAGGGGGTGAGCCTGCTCAGCGCCCGGGCGGCCACGCCCAGGAAGGCGCCGCGTGGCTGA
- a CDS encoding alpha/beta hydrolase family protein, with protein sequence MAAGGSDSAWGKALGTAAFVAGGLVVGTALIAGWATARVARTVITPVRRRPQNQTIRSFDESVGTVTLRETPDATMPGRLGLWWGGDTGYAKLGGLIERADGSVTRELERVEFGDLRVGRSRISGYYYLQPGELGLPVRSVEISTELGQAPAWVFPAPEDAGDERWVIQVHGWGASRQEGLRAVRVFHDAGFTCLLASYRNDGDAPESADRRYGLGGTEWRDIEAAIDYAVSQGARSVVLMGWSMGGAVVLQTITRSPSARHVAGIVLESPVIDWIDTLGYQGNLLHLPDMMTRAAMRLIESEWSGPITGQGAPIDLRSMDFVARASELSLPMLILHSDDDGFVPSTGSRALAEARSDIVTLVPFDVALHTKLWNYDEAKWTGAIAEWLGANIPAEAPAAATASSAD encoded by the coding sequence ATGGCGGCAGGCGGCTCGGATTCGGCATGGGGCAAGGCACTCGGAACGGCGGCGTTCGTCGCGGGAGGGCTGGTCGTCGGCACCGCCCTGATCGCCGGATGGGCGACCGCCCGCGTCGCGCGCACCGTGATCACGCCGGTGCGGCGCCGCCCGCAGAACCAGACCATCCGTTCGTTCGACGAGAGCGTCGGAACGGTCACCCTGCGCGAGACCCCGGACGCGACGATGCCCGGCCGCCTCGGCCTCTGGTGGGGCGGCGACACCGGCTACGCCAAGCTCGGCGGGCTCATCGAGCGCGCAGACGGCTCGGTGACGCGCGAGCTGGAGCGCGTGGAGTTCGGCGACCTTCGGGTGGGACGCTCGCGCATCAGCGGGTACTACTACCTCCAGCCCGGCGAGCTCGGGCTGCCGGTCAGGTCCGTCGAGATCTCCACGGAGCTCGGCCAGGCGCCCGCCTGGGTGTTCCCGGCTCCCGAAGACGCAGGCGACGAGCGCTGGGTCATCCAGGTGCACGGCTGGGGCGCCAGCCGCCAGGAGGGCCTCCGGGCCGTGCGGGTGTTCCACGACGCCGGCTTCACCTGCCTGCTCGCCTCCTACCGCAACGACGGGGATGCGCCAGAGAGCGCCGACCGCCGCTACGGGCTCGGCGGGACGGAGTGGCGCGACATCGAGGCCGCGATCGACTACGCGGTGTCGCAGGGCGCGCGCTCCGTCGTCCTCATGGGCTGGTCGATGGGCGGCGCCGTGGTGCTCCAGACGATCACCCGGTCGCCGTCGGCGCGGCACGTCGCCGGTATCGTGCTCGAGTCTCCCGTCATCGACTGGATCGACACCCTCGGCTACCAGGGCAACCTCCTGCACCTCCCGGACATGATGACCCGCGCCGCCATGCGCCTCATCGAGTCGGAGTGGAGCGGCCCGATCACCGGTCAGGGCGCGCCGATCGACCTCCGCAGCATGGACTTCGTCGCCCGGGCCTCCGAGCTCAGTCTGCCGATGCTCATCCTGCACAGCGACGACGACGGGTTCGTGCCGTCCACAGGGTCGCGTGCGCTCGCCGAGGCGCGGAGCGACATCGTCACGCTCGTGCCGTTCGACGTCGCGCTCCACACCAAGCTGTGGAACTACGACGAGGCCAAGTGGACGGGCGCCATCGCCGAGTGGCTGGGCGCGAACATCCCCGCCGAGGCTCCCGCCGCCGCTACCGCATCCAGCGCTGACTAG
- the zapE gene encoding cell division protein ZapE, which yields MTLEQTGALPRLADRSPEITGAEIAESLVPPSQFEHATFDSYRPDHDYPSQSEAVATLKVFAKTWEPQRPAGLFSRSRKKVEAMKPGVYLDGGFGVGKTHLLAALWHEAPGPKYFGTFIEYTALVGALGYAGAVNLLRGSTLICIDEFELDDPGDTMMMTRMLGELVASGTRIAATSNTPPNALGEGRFAASDFLREIQSLSSNFQTVRIDGLDYRRRDTTGSAITVEPAEYERVVTALAGRGETVTSDGFQDLIAHLATVHPSRYIKIIDGVDVIGLRDVEVLHDQMAALRLVAFIDRVYDAEIPIVQSGVPLSDVFDDEMLGGGYRKKYLRSTSRMIALTAGELPPHD from the coding sequence ATGACCCTCGAACAGACCGGCGCCCTCCCCCGTCTCGCCGACCGCTCGCCCGAGATCACGGGCGCCGAGATCGCCGAGAGCCTGGTGCCGCCGTCGCAGTTCGAGCACGCGACGTTCGACTCGTACCGTCCCGACCACGACTACCCCTCGCAGTCCGAGGCCGTCGCCACGCTGAAGGTGTTCGCCAAGACGTGGGAGCCGCAGCGACCGGCCGGCCTGTTCAGCCGCAGCCGCAAGAAGGTGGAGGCGATGAAGCCGGGCGTCTACCTCGACGGCGGCTTCGGCGTCGGCAAGACGCACCTCCTCGCGGCGCTCTGGCATGAGGCGCCCGGTCCGAAGTACTTCGGCACGTTCATCGAGTACACCGCCCTGGTCGGCGCGCTCGGCTACGCGGGCGCGGTCAACCTGCTGCGTGGGTCCACCTTGATCTGCATCGACGAGTTCGAGCTCGACGACCCGGGCGACACGATGATGATGACCCGGATGCTCGGCGAGCTGGTCGCCTCCGGCACCCGCATCGCCGCCACGAGCAACACCCCGCCGAACGCGCTCGGCGAGGGCCGGTTCGCGGCGAGCGACTTCCTGCGCGAGATCCAGTCGCTCTCGTCGAACTTCCAGACCGTCCGCATCGACGGCCTCGACTACCGCCGCCGCGACACCACCGGCAGCGCCATCACGGTGGAACCGGCGGAGTACGAGCGCGTCGTGACCGCGCTGGCCGGCCGCGGCGAGACCGTGACGAGCGACGGCTTCCAGGACCTCATCGCGCACCTCGCGACCGTCCACCCCTCGCGCTACATCAAGATCATCGACGGCGTGGATGTGATCGGCCTCCGGGATGTGGAGGTGCTGCACGACCAGATGGCCGCCCTGCGTCTGGTCGCGTTCATCGACCGCGTGTACGACGCCGAGATCCCGATCGTGCAGTCCGGCGTTCCGCTCAGCGACGTCTTCGACGACGAGATGCTCGGCGGCGGCTACCGCAAGAAGTACCTGCGCTCGACCTCGCGCATGATCGCCCTCACCGCGGGCGAGCTACCGCCGCACGACTAG
- a CDS encoding sulfurtransferase — protein MTIETDPSPEFAGYAHPERLVSTDWLAAHLGEPGLVVVESDEDVLLYDTGHIPGSVKIDWHTDLNDPVVRDYVSPERFAELLGSKGIARDTTVVIYGDKNNWWAAYALWVFTLFGHEDVRLLDGGRDKWIAEGRELTREVPQPTPVEYPVVERDDTVVRAFKDDVLAHFGQPLIDVRSPEEYSGERTEIPGYPTEGALRAGHIPSAKSVPWARAAAPDATFKRRAELEEVYLDGAGLKPGDDVIAYCRIGERSSHTWFVLTHLLGFENVKNYDGSWTEWGSAVRVPIVTGSEPGEVPTR, from the coding sequence ATGACCATCGAGACCGACCCGTCGCCCGAGTTCGCCGGCTACGCGCACCCCGAGCGCCTCGTGAGCACCGACTGGCTCGCCGCGCACCTCGGCGAACCGGGACTCGTCGTGGTGGAGTCGGATGAGGACGTGCTGCTGTACGACACCGGGCACATCCCGGGCTCGGTCAAGATCGACTGGCACACCGACCTCAACGACCCGGTGGTCCGCGACTACGTGAGCCCGGAGCGCTTCGCCGAGCTGCTCGGCTCGAAGGGCATCGCCCGCGACACCACCGTCGTCATCTACGGCGACAAGAACAACTGGTGGGCCGCCTACGCGCTGTGGGTGTTCACCCTCTTCGGGCACGAGGACGTGCGCCTGCTCGACGGCGGCCGCGACAAGTGGATCGCCGAGGGCCGCGAGCTCACCCGCGAGGTGCCGCAGCCGACCCCGGTCGAGTACCCCGTGGTCGAGCGCGACGACACCGTCGTGCGCGCCTTCAAGGACGACGTGCTCGCCCACTTCGGGCAGCCTCTGATCGACGTCCGTTCGCCCGAGGAGTACAGCGGGGAGCGCACCGAGATCCCCGGGTACCCGACCGAGGGCGCCCTGCGCGCCGGGCACATCCCGTCGGCGAAGTCGGTGCCGTGGGCCCGCGCTGCCGCTCCCGACGCCACCTTCAAGCGGCGGGCGGAGCTGGAGGAGGTCTACCTCGACGGTGCGGGCCTGAAGCCGGGCGACGACGTGATCGCCTACTGCCGCATCGGCGAGCGTTCCAGCCACACCTGGTTCGTGCTCACCCACCTGCTCGGGTTCGAGAACGTGAAGAACTACGACGGCTCGTGGACGGAGTGGGGCTCGGCCGTGCGCGTCCCGATCGTCACCGGCTCCGAGCCCGGCGAGGTGCCGACCCGCTGA
- a CDS encoding SufE family protein, producing the protein MTELTGTLAEIRDDFQALEQNDRLQLLLEFSDELPDLPERYRDHPDLLERVEECQAPVYIFVEVDGDGIVHLYATAPAEAPTTRGFASILVQGLAGLTADEVLAVPDDFPQTLGLTQAVSPLRLRGMSALLGRAKRQVRQKLAA; encoded by the coding sequence ATGACCGAACTGACGGGAACCCTCGCCGAGATCCGCGACGACTTCCAGGCGCTGGAGCAGAACGACCGGCTGCAGCTGCTGCTGGAGTTCTCCGACGAGCTTCCCGACCTGCCCGAGCGCTACCGCGACCACCCGGACCTCCTGGAGCGCGTCGAGGAGTGCCAGGCGCCGGTCTACATCTTCGTGGAGGTCGACGGCGACGGGATCGTGCACCTCTACGCCACCGCGCCCGCGGAGGCTCCGACGACCCGCGGCTTCGCCTCCATCCTCGTGCAGGGCCTCGCCGGTCTGACCGCCGACGAGGTCCTCGCGGTGCCGGACGACTTCCCGCAGACCCTCGGCCTCACGCAGGCGGTCTCGCCGCTGCGGTTGCGCGGGATGTCGGCCCTCCTCGGCCGCGCCAAGCGGCAGGTGCGCCAGAAGCTCGCCGCCTAG
- a CDS encoding ammonium transporter, which produces MVLHTAADYAEAGTVNALWLLVAAALVLLMTPGVAFFYGGMVRAKSVISMMMMSFGAMALVGVLWVLYGYGLAFGPASIPHFLGTPDWFLSSLMGKDGITPDLGGLAFAGFQATFAIITVALISGAIADRAKFGSWMVFAGIWVTIVYFPVAYWVFNLADGWAPAVLHVNDFAGGTAVHINAGAAGLALALVLGKRVGFQKGMSKPHNVPLTLLGAALLWFGWFGFNAGSEAAVDGVAAIAWVNTLAAPAAATIGWLIVEKLKDGKPTSIGAASGAVAGLVAITPACNILTPGFAILLGLVAGAVCALAIDLKFRLGFDDSLDVVGIHLVGGLIGTLWIGFFGFTHMYNSKGEATSQFSSLLYGGSFYQLGVQAVGAFAVLIYSFVLAYAIGWVIQKTMGFRIKNEDELAGVDTVVHGEEGYSLETV; this is translated from the coding sequence ATGGTGCTCCACACAGCAGCGGACTACGCGGAGGCAGGGACGGTCAACGCCCTCTGGCTCCTTGTCGCCGCAGCCCTCGTCCTGCTGATGACCCCCGGTGTCGCCTTCTTCTACGGCGGCATGGTTCGGGCCAAGAGCGTCATCAGCATGATGATGATGAGCTTCGGCGCGATGGCCCTGGTCGGCGTCCTCTGGGTGCTCTACGGCTACGGTCTCGCGTTCGGCCCCGCATCCATCCCTCACTTCCTCGGAACCCCCGACTGGTTCCTGTCCAGCCTGATGGGCAAGGACGGCATCACCCCGGACCTCGGCGGCCTCGCGTTCGCCGGCTTCCAGGCCACCTTCGCGATCATCACCGTCGCGCTGATCTCGGGCGCGATCGCCGACCGCGCCAAGTTCGGCTCGTGGATGGTGTTCGCCGGCATCTGGGTGACCATCGTCTACTTCCCGGTCGCGTACTGGGTGTTCAACCTCGCTGACGGCTGGGCGCCGGCCGTCCTGCACGTGAACGACTTCGCCGGTGGCACCGCGGTGCACATCAACGCCGGTGCCGCGGGTCTGGCCCTCGCGCTCGTCCTCGGCAAGCGCGTCGGATTCCAGAAGGGCATGAGCAAGCCGCACAACGTGCCGCTCACGCTCCTCGGTGCCGCCCTGCTGTGGTTCGGCTGGTTCGGCTTCAACGCCGGCTCGGAGGCCGCGGTCGACGGTGTCGCTGCGATCGCCTGGGTGAACACGCTCGCCGCCCCGGCCGCCGCCACGATCGGCTGGTTGATCGTCGAGAAGCTGAAGGACGGCAAGCCGACCTCCATCGGTGCCGCATCCGGAGCCGTCGCCGGTCTGGTCGCGATCACCCCGGCCTGTAACATCCTGACCCCGGGCTTCGCCATCCTCCTCGGCCTCGTGGCCGGTGCGGTCTGCGCCCTGGCGATCGACCTGAAGTTCCGCCTCGGCTTCGACGACTCGCTCGACGTGGTCGGCATCCACCTCGTCGGTGGTCTCATCGGTACCCTGTGGATCGGCTTCTTCGGCTTCACCCACATGTACAACAGCAAGGGCGAGGCGACCTCGCAGTTCTCGAGCCTGCTGTACGGCGGCAGCTTCTACCAGCTGGGCGTCCAGGCCGTCGGTGCCTTCGCGGTGCTGATCTACTCCTTCGTCCTGGCCTACGCCATCGGCTGGGTCATCCAGAAGACCATGGGCTTCCGGATCAAGAACGAGGACGAGCTCGCCGGTGTCGACACCGTCGTGCACGGCGAGGAGGGCTACTCGCTCGAGACGGTCTGA
- a CDS encoding ammonium transporter, with amino-acid sequence MAHATPDQVDALLLFCCGALVLLAAFGLAFFAGGMAGRARAARALRFVLVGAAVVVLLAVLGGYGMIVGDPLIPHLVGRPDVGLASMAGPGAADASPYPLARAGYLMALLVLCTAIVGVAVASRLTVRAWIVFTVLWFPVVIVPVAYGVFALDDGWAVAGLKVVDFGGSLAVLAAGGSAVGILLACGRGEHLPTHASRPSLVAIGVSLVWVGWLGLIVGSEGALDAYAPLMAFGGFLASATGVLMWMLVDAVVLRRPTLTSAACGALAGLVGATAASGVLTLGWAMLVGALSALACATMVDLAARARFGPALTLSVVTIVGSLVGLLFPGLFAIGSGMVDSGNFDLFIAQGIAGMSVLLYATTVSLLLALALRFTVGLTRVRYGADRGIREKRPVGPGRTVPSVASGSDSEPAG; translated from the coding sequence ATGGCACACGCCACGCCGGATCAGGTGGATGCGCTGCTGCTGTTCTGCTGCGGCGCGCTGGTGCTGCTGGCCGCGTTCGGGCTGGCGTTCTTCGCCGGCGGCATGGCCGGCCGCGCTCGGGCCGCCCGGGCGCTGCGGTTCGTGCTGGTCGGCGCGGCCGTCGTCGTGCTGCTCGCCGTTCTTGGCGGGTACGGCATGATCGTCGGCGACCCGCTGATCCCGCACCTGGTCGGCCGTCCGGACGTCGGGCTGGCGTCGATGGCCGGCCCCGGCGCGGCCGACGCGTCACCCTATCCACTCGCCCGCGCCGGATACCTGATGGCCCTTCTGGTGCTGTGCACGGCGATCGTCGGGGTGGCCGTCGCCTCGCGGCTGACCGTGCGGGCGTGGATCGTGTTCACGGTGCTCTGGTTCCCGGTGGTGATCGTGCCGGTGGCGTACGGCGTCTTCGCCCTCGACGACGGCTGGGCGGTCGCCGGGCTGAAAGTCGTCGACTTCGGCGGGTCCCTGGCGGTGCTCGCTGCGGGTGGGAGCGCTGTCGGCATCCTGCTCGCCTGCGGTCGTGGCGAGCACCTGCCGACGCATGCCAGCCGGCCGTCGCTGGTCGCGATCGGTGTATCCCTGGTGTGGGTGGGCTGGCTGGGGCTGATCGTCGGTTCGGAGGGCGCCCTCGACGCGTACGCGCCGTTGATGGCGTTCGGCGGCTTCCTCGCCTCCGCGACGGGCGTCCTGATGTGGATGCTTGTGGATGCGGTGGTGCTGCGCCGGCCGACCCTGACGAGCGCCGCCTGCGGGGCACTGGCCGGTCTGGTCGGAGCCACCGCCGCCTCCGGTGTGCTCACACTCGGCTGGGCGATGCTCGTCGGCGCGCTGTCCGCTCTGGCCTGCGCCACGATGGTCGACCTCGCGGCCCGCGCCCGCTTCGGGCCGGCCCTGACGCTGTCCGTCGTGACGATCGTCGGCAGCCTGGTGGGACTCCTCTTCCCCGGTCTGTTCGCGATCGGGAGCGGGATGGTCGACAGCGGGAACTTCGACCTCTTCATCGCGCAGGGGATCGCCGGGATGTCCGTGCTGCTGTACGCGACGACCGTCTCCCTGCTGCTCGCCCTCGCGCTGCGGTTCACCGTCGGGCTCACGCGCGTCCGCTATGGTGCCGATCGTGGCATCCGTGAGAAGCGTCCTGTCGGCCCTGGGCGCACTGTTCCGTCCGTCGCGAGCGGATCGGACTCCGAGCCGGCCGGCTGA
- a CDS encoding type II toxin-antitoxin system PemK/MazF family toxin codes for MRSVLSALGALFRPSRADRTPSRPAETIQVDPSRLGRIRTSYNPSLDGDADPGEIVWTWVPYEEADGRGKDRPVLVVATEPSGSVLAVALTSQEHPGRPEYLPIGSGEWDGRHRPSFVRVDRVFRVQQGGMRREGAALDARRFDTVRRALAMRYGWR; via the coding sequence GTGAGAAGCGTCCTGTCGGCCCTGGGCGCACTGTTCCGTCCGTCGCGAGCGGATCGGACTCCGAGCCGGCCGGCTGAGACCATCCAGGTCGATCCGTCTCGGCTGGGCCGCATCCGGACGTCGTACAACCCCAGTCTCGACGGCGACGCCGACCCCGGCGAGATCGTGTGGACGTGGGTGCCCTACGAGGAGGCGGACGGCCGCGGCAAGGACCGTCCGGTGCTCGTGGTCGCCACCGAGCCGTCCGGTTCGGTGCTCGCGGTGGCGCTGACCAGTCAGGAGCATCCCGGCAGGCCGGAGTACCTGCCGATCGGATCGGGGGAGTGGGACGGACGCCACCGCCCTAGCTTCGTCAGGGTCGACCGGGTGTTCCGGGTGCAGCAGGGCGGCATGCGCCGTGAGGGGGCCGCGTTGGACGCGCGGCGGTTCGACACCGTGCGCCGAGCTCTCGCCATGCGCTACGGGTGGCGGTGA
- a CDS encoding PLDc N-terminal domain-containing protein, which produces MFSGLAGWHVLILFGMFVIPFVLWLIAVIQIAAMRAAAGPTVGWLLLVTLAPLLGAILWFTIGRRSLRQETPPTQAG; this is translated from the coding sequence GTGTTCAGTGGGCTCGCCGGATGGCATGTGTTGATCCTGTTCGGGATGTTCGTCATCCCGTTCGTCCTGTGGCTGATCGCCGTGATCCAGATCGCCGCGATGCGCGCCGCCGCCGGTCCGACCGTCGGGTGGCTCCTCCTGGTGACGCTGGCGCCGCTCCTCGGAGCGATCCTCTGGTTCACGATCGGGCGACGGTCGCTGCGACAGGAGACACCGCCGACGCAGGCGGGCTGA
- a CDS encoding primary-amine oxidase, with translation MTTELPLTLPDDDTTTPGPLSSLTAAEIEAVARILRSAGAVTDTTRFVYVGLLEPDKADVLAALAGDAPTPDREARILLLDVATGESVDAAVSLTRDEVIALVPIDGSRGQVPILEEEFEAIGGILAADAGWLAALEKRGLVSEQVVYAPLSPGSYDIPGEEGRRIIRVFAFRMDHAEDHPWAHPVDGLCAYVDVIAREVTQVVDAFELPVPEEPGNFHLESERPAPLDTLKPISITQPEGPSFAVDGDTVTWANWSFSLGFDAREGLILRNLGFADPDQGGEVRPVVYRASIAEMVVPYADPSPTRYWQNYFDTGEYLFGRFANSLTLGCDCLGEIRYFDAVLSDEFGRPKTIENAICMHEEDYGTLWKHTDLFTSANEVRRSRRLVISFFTTVGNYDYGFYWYLYLDGTIECEAKLTGILFTSSYVEGSATASEVAPGLGAPYHQHLFSARLDMMVDGLANAVEEVDAVRLPVSESNPYGNAFTKRATRILSEADGAREADASVGRTWHIVNTEKSNRLGLPTGYVLHAEQNPTLMADPSATVTARAAFTTKQLWVTQYASDERYPAGEFVNQNPGGDGLPAYMAADRPLDGEDIVLWHTFGPTHFPRPEDWPVMPVDYAKFTLKPYGFFGRNPALNVPAEAPTHCAPGHHGHGDAHAGHGRHGDHAHGDHGDHAHHG, from the coding sequence ATGACGACCGAACTGCCCCTGACCCTTCCCGACGACGACACCACTACCCCCGGTCCGCTCTCCAGCCTGACGGCGGCCGAGATCGAAGCCGTGGCGCGCATCCTCCGTTCGGCCGGCGCCGTCACAGACACGACCCGCTTCGTCTACGTCGGGCTGCTGGAGCCCGACAAGGCGGATGTGCTGGCCGCGCTGGCGGGCGACGCACCGACGCCGGATCGCGAGGCGCGCATCCTGCTGCTCGACGTCGCCACCGGCGAGAGCGTCGACGCCGCCGTCTCCCTCACCCGCGACGAGGTCATCGCGCTCGTGCCGATCGACGGCTCGCGCGGCCAGGTGCCCATCCTCGAGGAGGAGTTCGAGGCGATCGGCGGCATCCTCGCCGCGGACGCCGGCTGGCTGGCGGCGCTCGAGAAACGCGGGCTGGTGAGCGAGCAGGTCGTCTACGCTCCGCTCTCCCCCGGCTCGTACGACATCCCCGGCGAGGAGGGCCGACGGATCATCCGCGTCTTCGCCTTCCGGATGGACCACGCCGAGGACCACCCCTGGGCGCACCCGGTGGACGGGCTGTGCGCGTACGTCGACGTCATCGCCCGCGAGGTCACCCAGGTGGTCGACGCGTTCGAACTCCCCGTCCCCGAGGAGCCGGGCAACTTCCACCTGGAGTCGGAGCGCCCCGCCCCGCTCGACACGCTCAAGCCGATCTCGATCACCCAGCCGGAGGGACCGAGCTTCGCGGTGGACGGAGACACGGTCACCTGGGCCAACTGGTCGTTCTCCCTCGGGTTCGACGCCCGGGAGGGACTCATCCTGCGGAACCTCGGTTTCGCCGACCCCGACCAGGGCGGCGAGGTGCGTCCGGTGGTCTACCGCGCATCCATCGCCGAAATGGTCGTGCCCTACGCGGACCCCTCGCCGACGCGGTACTGGCAGAACTACTTCGACACCGGCGAGTACCTGTTCGGCCGGTTCGCGAACTCGTTGACGCTCGGCTGCGACTGCCTCGGCGAGATCCGCTACTTCGACGCGGTGCTCTCGGACGAGTTCGGCCGTCCGAAGACGATCGAGAACGCGATCTGCATGCACGAAGAGGACTACGGGACGCTGTGGAAGCACACGGACCTGTTCACCTCGGCGAACGAGGTGCGACGGTCGCGGCGGCTCGTGATCTCGTTCTTCACCACGGTCGGCAACTACGACTACGGCTTCTACTGGTACCTGTACCTCGACGGCACGATCGAATGCGAGGCCAAGCTCACCGGCATCCTCTTCACGTCGTCCTACGTCGAGGGCTCGGCTACCGCGAGCGAGGTGGCGCCGGGACTCGGTGCGCCGTACCACCAGCACCTGTTCTCGGCACGGCTCGACATGATGGTGGACGGGTTGGCGAACGCCGTGGAGGAGGTGGATGCGGTGCGCCTGCCGGTCAGCGAGAGCAACCCGTACGGCAACGCCTTCACGAAGCGCGCCACGCGCATCCTGAGCGAGGCGGACGGCGCTCGGGAGGCGGACGCGTCCGTCGGCCGCACCTGGCACATCGTCAACACGGAGAAGTCCAACCGGCTCGGCCTGCCCACCGGGTACGTGCTCCACGCGGAGCAGAACCCGACGCTGATGGCCGACCCCTCCGCCACCGTCACCGCCCGGGCCGCGTTCACGACGAAGCAGCTGTGGGTGACGCAGTACGCCAGCGACGAGCGCTACCCCGCTGGCGAGTTCGTCAACCAGAACCCGGGAGGCGACGGCCTGCCCGCCTACATGGCGGCGGACCGCCCGCTCGACGGCGAGGACATCGTCCTCTGGCACACCTTCGGGCCGACCCACTTCCCGCGCCCGGAGGACTGGCCGGTCATGCCGGTCGACTACGCCAAGTTCACGCTCAAGCCGTATGGCTTCTTCGGCCGGAACCCCGCCCTCAACGTGCCGGCCGAGGCGCCTACGCACTGCGCGCCGGGGCACCACGGGCACGGGGACGCGCACGCGGGGCACGGCAGGCACGGCGACCACGCGCACGGCGATCACGGCGACCACGCGCACCACGGATGA